Proteins found in one Ferrimicrobium sp. genomic segment:
- a CDS encoding GNAT family N-acetyltransferase, which produces MVGERGICDRVGGVAHVSASRALLVRIEDYFDQLPRTEADVEAVGPLNLVISRTPFHYPARPAAGGARRIRTRQLRRLERSCVDHRLPIELEWIAELNPELEQVVVRSGWTVTSHPLLIVTRDQLVPRPRSQQVRVVDPHEPALLACRAVIEVAFSRSVSTTAGTRERDRLLDAIDNELAAYVRRRARAGDTVTGAVVAKDRGVLAGGSYRRVGVMAEVVGVGTLPAYRRQGHGLDVVSLLCDHAFERGTEEVLLTAWSQSVAELYGKLGFVRVGTAMVAQLQAPGDG; this is translated from the coding sequence ATGGTTGGCGAACGTGGGATTTGTGATCGTGTAGGTGGCGTCGCCCACGTGTCGGCTTCTCGCGCCCTACTGGTTCGCATTGAAGACTACTTCGATCAGTTACCCCGCACCGAGGCCGATGTCGAGGCCGTCGGTCCGTTGAACCTCGTGATCAGCCGCACCCCGTTTCACTACCCTGCGCGCCCAGCTGCTGGCGGAGCCCGTCGTATCCGCACCCGCCAACTTCGTCGACTTGAGCGTTCTTGTGTCGATCACCGCCTGCCCATTGAGCTTGAATGGATCGCGGAGCTCAACCCAGAGCTAGAACAGGTTGTGGTTAGGTCAGGCTGGACCGTGACGAGTCACCCGCTACTCATCGTGACCCGTGATCAGCTTGTGCCGCGGCCAAGAAGCCAGCAGGTCCGGGTCGTTGATCCTCATGAACCCGCACTCCTTGCTTGTCGTGCGGTCATTGAGGTTGCGTTTAGTAGGTCAGTGTCGACGACGGCGGGCACGCGCGAGCGAGATCGTTTACTGGATGCGATCGACAACGAACTCGCAGCCTATGTGAGGAGAAGAGCCCGCGCAGGTGACACCGTGACCGGTGCAGTTGTGGCTAAAGATCGTGGCGTACTTGCGGGAGGCTCCTATCGTCGGGTTGGTGTCATGGCTGAGGTGGTCGGTGTTGGAACACTCCCTGCCTACCGTCGACAGGGCCATGGCCTCGACGTGGTAAGCCTGCTGTGCGACCATGCCTTCGAGCGAGGTACCGAGGAGGTACTGCTGACGGCTTGGAGCCAGTCGGTGGCCGAGCTCTATGGCAAGCTCGGCTTTGTCCGGGTTGGAACTGCCATGGTAGCACAGCTACAAGCACCAGGCGATGGGTGA
- a CDS encoding amino acid permease, protein MDTNKGQTPQSDEARLAELGYRQELSRVMTLFENFSVAFCYLSPVVGIYSLYALSLGTAGPAFIWLIPIVVIGQLFVALIFGELGSSYPIAGALFQWSKRLMGTGYGWWVGWMYGWALIITVASVDTGVPGYFADLVNNLFGTHLNGSSPNTILLISTLYLVGQTLFNVYGVRFLGSISRVGTWFEVLGTVGLAIVLLAFATHHSLGYLFTTQGTTHLKTSPLGVNFNGNWWAGAALIAVLGPVYIFYGFESAGDVAEEVVNASRHVPRAMISALVFGGIVSMILVGALSLAIPAGPKGFAMAATQGVPGILQSAISAKFFQDLILFVICFAFFSCGLAVQGAGARLVFSYARDRAVPGHRVLRRISPRRKTPVAAILLAAVIPELLSFLVHFTPSKPIHIGFIVYPAHVNALTALVSFGVSGIYISFQMVVLAYLIARFRGWKPEGSFQLGNWGYLVAVLGLIYGVGMIVNIVAPTGLTSPRGALFNFDWLTILVDFIIIVIGALYFVFGRPHHAIRAADADRKADAAANNSDAASGNSGDAVTSD, encoded by the coding sequence ATGGACACCAACAAAGGTCAGACACCACAATCCGACGAGGCTCGTCTCGCAGAGTTGGGCTATCGCCAAGAGCTGTCGAGGGTGATGACACTCTTTGAGAACTTCTCGGTGGCCTTTTGCTATCTATCACCAGTGGTTGGGATCTACTCGCTGTACGCGCTCAGCCTCGGGACCGCCGGGCCAGCCTTTATCTGGCTTATCCCAATCGTGGTCATTGGCCAACTCTTTGTCGCCCTGATCTTCGGCGAGCTCGGCTCGAGCTATCCGATCGCTGGTGCACTGTTTCAGTGGAGCAAGCGGCTCATGGGTACCGGCTATGGCTGGTGGGTTGGATGGATGTACGGATGGGCCCTCATCATCACCGTCGCCTCAGTCGATACCGGGGTACCGGGATACTTTGCAGACCTGGTCAACAACCTCTTTGGCACCCATCTCAATGGATCATCGCCCAACACCATTCTCCTGATCTCGACGCTCTACCTCGTAGGACAGACGCTCTTTAACGTCTATGGTGTCCGCTTTCTCGGCTCGATATCGCGCGTTGGCACCTGGTTCGAGGTGCTCGGCACGGTAGGACTCGCTATCGTCCTCCTCGCCTTTGCCACTCATCATTCACTCGGCTATCTCTTTACCACCCAGGGAACCACCCACCTCAAGACCAGTCCCTTGGGTGTGAACTTCAACGGCAACTGGTGGGCTGGAGCGGCGCTCATTGCCGTGCTCGGACCGGTCTACATCTTTTACGGCTTTGAAAGTGCCGGCGACGTCGCCGAGGAGGTCGTCAACGCCTCGCGTCATGTTCCTCGTGCGATGATCTCTGCCTTGGTGTTCGGCGGCATCGTCTCGATGATTCTCGTCGGCGCATTGAGCCTCGCGATACCTGCCGGTCCAAAGGGATTTGCTATGGCCGCAACCCAGGGGGTTCCGGGGATCCTTCAAAGCGCGATTTCAGCCAAGTTCTTTCAAGATCTCATCCTCTTTGTCATCTGTTTCGCCTTCTTCTCTTGTGGCCTCGCGGTCCAGGGGGCAGGCGCTCGTCTCGTGTTTTCCTACGCCAGGGATCGGGCGGTTCCAGGTCATCGTGTCCTGCGTCGAATCTCGCCGCGGCGCAAAACTCCGGTTGCTGCCATTCTGCTTGCTGCCGTCATCCCCGAGCTGCTCTCGTTCCTGGTTCACTTCACACCGTCAAAGCCAATCCACATCGGCTTCATTGTCTACCCGGCGCACGTCAACGCCCTGACGGCCCTCGTGAGCTTTGGTGTCTCAGGCATCTACATCTCGTTCCAGATGGTGGTCTTGGCTTACCTCATCGCCCGCTTCCGCGGCTGGAAGCCAGAAGGCTCGTTCCAGCTCGGCAACTGGGGTTATCTGGTCGCGGTGCTTGGACTGATCTATGGCGTCGGGATGATCGTCAACATCGTCGCACCAACCGGGCTAACCTCGCCTCGTGGGGCCCTGTTCAACTTCGACTGGTTGACTATCCTCGTCGACTTCATCATCATCGTCATCGGTGCGCTCTACTTCGTCTTTGGGCGACCCCATCATGCGATCCGCGCGGCCGACGCCGACCGAAAGGCCGACGCAGCCGCCAACAACAGCGACGCCGCCTCGGGCAACAGTGGCGACGCCGTCACCAGCGATTGA
- the merA gene encoding mercury(II) reductase: MNSTDQGSIVCDLAVIGSGSAAFATAIRAVGLKATVVLIEENSIGGTCVNVGCVPSKALLAAAEARYRAMDQPFPGIHTAAGPVAMDELIEGKRALVDQLRRDKYEDLAAAYGFTVIHGRAQFVESGALMVNFEDARGVREREVVATKIVIATGATPTVPPILGLDAVPFLTSTTAMELQAVPEHLLVIGANAVGLEQAQLFAHLGASVTILEARDRIAPFEEPEISAALAKILGDEGIAVVTAATITQINSHQGRITLTYERGASAHELEGDALLVATGRRPNTQKLGLAHVGVEVGTQGEVIVDEQLQTTNPRIWAAGDVTGAPQFVYVAGLHGTIVADNALLDAGRSIDYRTLPRVTFTAPQIASVGLTDEGAVAAGYRCDCRVVELSAVARALVNRDTRGLVKIVADQATNKVLGIHLLADGAGDAILAGVYALEANFTVEQLATTWAPYLTMAEAIRLGAQSFTRDVGMLSCCAS; this comes from the coding sequence ATGAATTCGACAGACCAAGGATCAATCGTTTGTGATCTTGCGGTGATTGGGTCGGGTAGCGCTGCCTTCGCGACGGCGATTCGAGCGGTTGGCCTCAAGGCAACGGTCGTGCTCATCGAGGAGAACTCGATTGGGGGTACCTGCGTGAACGTCGGTTGTGTGCCCTCCAAGGCGTTGCTTGCAGCCGCCGAGGCCCGTTACCGTGCGATGGATCAGCCGTTCCCCGGCATTCACACCGCGGCTGGTCCTGTCGCGATGGATGAGCTGATCGAGGGCAAGCGAGCACTCGTTGACCAGTTGCGGCGAGACAAATATGAGGACCTCGCAGCGGCCTATGGCTTTACGGTCATCCACGGCCGAGCCCAGTTTGTTGAGTCAGGGGCTCTCATGGTCAACTTCGAGGACGCCCGAGGAGTGCGCGAGCGCGAAGTGGTGGCGACCAAGATCGTGATCGCCACCGGGGCGACTCCCACGGTCCCGCCCATTTTAGGCCTTGATGCTGTCCCGTTTCTCACGTCGACGACCGCGATGGAGCTCCAAGCCGTGCCGGAGCACCTGCTGGTGATTGGAGCGAACGCGGTCGGTTTAGAGCAGGCCCAGCTCTTTGCCCACCTTGGCGCATCGGTGACCATTCTCGAGGCTCGTGATCGGATTGCACCGTTCGAGGAGCCCGAGATATCGGCAGCACTCGCCAAGATCCTTGGCGACGAGGGCATTGCGGTGGTAACGGCGGCGACGATAACCCAGATCAACAGCCACCAGGGCAGGATCACTCTCACATATGAGCGAGGGGCCTCGGCGCACGAGCTCGAAGGCGATGCATTGCTGGTGGCGACGGGACGTCGACCAAACACCCAGAAGCTAGGGCTGGCACACGTTGGCGTTGAAGTCGGGACTCAGGGAGAGGTGATTGTCGATGAGCAACTGCAAACGACCAATCCACGGATTTGGGCCGCAGGTGACGTGACGGGTGCCCCCCAGTTTGTCTACGTCGCCGGTCTCCACGGTACGATCGTGGCCGACAATGCTTTGCTCGATGCCGGACGCAGCATCGACTATCGCACGTTGCCGAGAGTGACCTTCACCGCGCCGCAGATCGCGTCGGTCGGTTTGACCGACGAGGGAGCTGTTGCGGCTGGGTATCGGTGTGACTGTCGGGTAGTCGAACTCAGTGCCGTAGCTCGTGCGCTCGTGAATCGCGACACGAGGGGCCTCGTGAAAATTGTGGCTGACCAGGCGACCAACAAGGTGTTAGGCATTCATCTGCTCGCCGACGGCGCTGGGGATGCCATCCTCGCCGGGGTCTATGCACTCGAGGCTAACTTTACGGTCGAACAACTCGCGACGACTTGGGCTCCCTATCTCACGATGGCCGAGGCGATTCGTCTCGGGGCGCAGTCGTTCACCCGCGATGTTGGCATGCTTTCTTGCTGCGCCTCCTGA
- a CDS encoding DinB family protein, which produces MASNDLIDPRRSEPSYGANEREMLEGWLHYHRMTLELKCEGLDDTRCNLRPIPTSSLSLHGLVRHLSEVEHYWTSIVFTGSPRDEGIFCSEASPDADFDEAEASTFAHDLAIFHEQCRLADDRMAPASLDDTGSSPLNGDLVTLRWILTHLIEEYARHNGHADLIRELIDGAVGC; this is translated from the coding sequence ATGGCTAGCAACGACCTCATCGACCCAAGGCGAAGCGAACCATCGTATGGAGCCAATGAGCGTGAGATGTTGGAGGGCTGGCTTCACTATCACCGCATGACCCTAGAACTCAAATGCGAGGGCCTCGACGACACCCGGTGCAACCTACGTCCCATCCCGACATCCTCACTCTCGCTTCATGGCTTAGTTCGCCATCTCAGTGAGGTCGAACATTACTGGACCAGCATCGTCTTTACCGGTTCACCACGCGATGAGGGGATCTTTTGCAGTGAAGCTTCCCCGGATGCCGATTTTGACGAAGCCGAAGCATCAACCTTTGCACACGACCTCGCAATCTTTCACGAGCAGTGCCGCCTCGCCGACGATCGTATGGCACCAGCCTCACTCGACGATACTGGTAGCAGTCCTCTTAACGGTGATCTCGTCACGTTACGCTGGATCCTCACCCACCTCATCGAGGAGTATGCGCGCCATAACGGCCACGCAGACCTCATCCGTGAGCTGATCGACGGTGCCGTCGGCTGTTAA
- a CDS encoding HAMP domain-containing histidine kinase, with protein MKLRTRLAIVLAALATATGFVVAILSYTTTTHQLMASVDLSLRETAVTLRSHPALLRPRTSFAPTPPILLDGPAHDHGLLPGVIVEVIKPDGVITLVTGAQKLTTSYHDVAIARGLATRWLGTQHVGSTTYRVLTNSLGRRGALVVARNINDVLTSLGVLRIRFGLLVVGAALAAALLGLAIATAISRPILRLANTITTLTPDTDSSLHSQAQRSDEVGVLARAFERALGAVRDSEAQQRRLIQNASHELRTPLTSLRTNIDLLGRYDALAANDRARILADLDTETRELTNLVSELVDLVLTEQPNEVTSALDVGATVMELVDRFRTRSNREMAYASPPVPVVIQASKRAIDQVVSNLLDNAIKFSPSGSTITITLTPTNLEVTNLADPISDVDRDRIFERFYRTPASRAIDGSGLGLAIVREVITKIGGTTYVYNTDTALGNAVTIGVTFSTQR; from the coding sequence GTGAAACTTAGGACTCGTCTTGCCATCGTGCTCGCTGCACTCGCGACTGCCACCGGGTTCGTTGTTGCCATCTTGTCCTACACCACGACCACCCACCAGCTGATGGCCTCCGTCGATCTGTCGCTGCGAGAGACCGCGGTGACACTACGTTCGCACCCAGCGCTATTGCGGCCACGAACATCGTTCGCGCCGACGCCACCCATTCTCCTTGACGGACCCGCCCACGATCATGGTCTCTTACCCGGTGTCATCGTCGAAGTTATCAAGCCAGATGGCGTCATCACGCTCGTCACAGGCGCTCAGAAGTTGACAACATCGTATCATGATGTCGCAATCGCACGTGGATTGGCGACCCGATGGCTCGGGACACAGCACGTCGGATCGACCACCTACCGGGTGCTCACGAACAGCCTTGGGCGACGAGGAGCTCTCGTGGTCGCGCGCAACATCAACGATGTGCTCACCTCGCTTGGGGTGCTCAGGATCCGCTTTGGCCTACTGGTCGTAGGCGCAGCGCTCGCGGCCGCCCTTCTGGGCTTGGCAATCGCCACCGCCATCAGCCGACCGATTCTTCGCCTCGCGAACACCATCACCACATTGACGCCCGACACCGATTCCTCACTTCATTCCCAGGCGCAACGAAGCGATGAGGTTGGGGTCTTGGCACGCGCCTTTGAGCGCGCGCTTGGGGCAGTTCGTGACTCCGAGGCCCAGCAACGTCGACTCATCCAGAACGCCTCTCACGAGCTTCGCACGCCACTGACCTCGCTCAGAACCAATATCGACCTGTTGGGACGCTACGACGCGCTTGCCGCCAACGATCGAGCCCGAATCTTAGCCGATCTCGACACCGAGACCCGAGAGCTCACCAACCTCGTGAGCGAGCTCGTCGATCTGGTTCTGACCGAACAACCCAATGAGGTCACCAGCGCGCTCGACGTTGGAGCCACCGTCATGGAGCTAGTCGATCGGTTTAGGACACGCTCGAATAGGGAAATGGCGTACGCTTCGCCTCCGGTGCCAGTTGTCATCCAGGCCTCAAAGCGAGCGATCGATCAAGTCGTTAGCAATTTACTCGATAACGCCATCAAATTCTCACCGTCTGGTTCGACCATCACGATCACACTGACGCCAACCAACCTCGAGGTGACGAACCTCGCTGACCCAATCTCGGATGTCGATCGCGACCGAATTTTTGAGCGCTTCTATCGCACCCCAGCGTCGAGAGCCATCGATGGATCTGGTTTGGGCCTCGCAATCGTGCGCGAGGTGATCACCAAGATCGGTGGCACCACGTACGTCTACAACACCGACACGGCCTTGGGCAACGCGGTCACCATTGGCGTGACGTTTTCGACGCAGCGTTGA
- a CDS encoding DUF5666 domain-containing protein, producing MNVKKLVLARKGIVVGVTAGGALALIAVGVVAAGGPSNTSGQVAANLPTAVTTANHSKVGRHHHALHRRGTEGKVTDITAQTLTIKTARNVTMSYGLTSTTVYREAGSSISSSAITDGDVVLVRTARSSTVATMVRVVPPLVAGDITGINGSTITIANQFGLVRTIDTSPSTTYSEAKMSIQEGALAVGDHIIAVGTVTANGEVLDASRIVLSPATYAGTVTSVTSGAITLRRFDGLTVTIDTGSGTTYRMGKSTATASAVSVGERIVVRGTVSNSGTMDAISVWILRTHAHSQSTNSAQASPAVV from the coding sequence ATGAACGTGAAAAAACTGGTTCTGGCGCGCAAGGGTATCGTGGTCGGGGTCACCGCAGGTGGCGCTCTTGCCCTGATAGCGGTCGGGGTCGTCGCTGCAGGGGGCCCGAGTAACACCAGCGGTCAAGTGGCAGCGAACCTACCAACGGCGGTGACGACCGCCAACCACTCAAAGGTTGGCCGACATCATCACGCCCTTCATAGGCGAGGTACCGAAGGCAAGGTGACCGACATCACCGCGCAGACGCTCACGATTAAAACTGCTCGTAACGTCACCATGAGCTATGGCTTGACGAGCACTACGGTCTATCGAGAAGCTGGCAGTTCGATCAGTTCCTCCGCGATAACCGATGGCGATGTCGTGCTCGTCAGGACGGCGCGGTCATCGACGGTTGCCACGATGGTTCGGGTGGTCCCACCATTAGTCGCGGGTGACATCACGGGCATCAATGGATCAACGATCACCATCGCCAATCAATTTGGATTGGTACGAACGATCGATACTAGCCCATCAACGACCTATAGTGAGGCGAAAATGTCGATCCAAGAAGGCGCGCTCGCGGTTGGTGATCATATCATCGCCGTGGGAACCGTCACAGCTAATGGTGAGGTGCTGGATGCTTCGAGGATCGTGCTCAGCCCTGCGACCTACGCTGGCACGGTGACTTCGGTGACCTCGGGTGCTATTACCCTTCGGCGATTCGATGGATTGACGGTGACGATCGACACTGGATCTGGGACGACCTATCGAATGGGCAAGTCCACAGCTACTGCGTCAGCGGTGAGCGTGGGAGAGCGGATTGTCGTTCGTGGGACGGTAAGCAATTCAGGCACGATGGATGCCATTAGTGTTTGGATCCTTCGAACTCATGCCCATTCGCAGTCTACGAACAGTGCCCAAGCGTCACCCGCGGTTGTGTAG
- a CDS encoding redoxin domain-containing protein: MNKPTNEAPNRAKPPSRRAQRYQQRQHNRQLRLFVGLGAAVVAVILAAVGLTNLHHGQSTPPQSTAQSAADPLPSVGSATPNGTFTTLSGQHETVASTKGSPTLLWFVSTWCSSCQAGTKVMAKNLATLAAAGVKVKEIELYHDLGSTGPSMSTFATALAGSELHNPDWTFGVSSFGLSKAYDPVGYLDIYYLINREGKITYINSSPSATMPQLLKAVKGV, encoded by the coding sequence GTGAACAAACCAACCAATGAAGCCCCAAATCGAGCAAAGCCGCCATCGAGACGAGCACAGCGCTATCAGCAACGCCAGCACAATCGCCAGCTTCGTCTCTTCGTCGGCCTCGGGGCCGCTGTCGTTGCTGTCATCCTCGCAGCCGTTGGGTTAACCAACCTTCACCATGGCCAGAGCACGCCGCCACAATCAACGGCTCAAAGTGCCGCTGACCCGCTGCCCTCCGTCGGATCAGCCACTCCAAACGGAACCTTTACAACCCTGAGCGGCCAGCACGAAACCGTCGCGTCCACCAAGGGAAGCCCAACCCTTTTGTGGTTCGTCTCCACCTGGTGCTCATCGTGTCAAGCCGGAACCAAGGTGATGGCCAAGAACCTGGCAACCCTTGCAGCCGCTGGCGTCAAGGTCAAGGAGATCGAACTGTACCACGACCTCGGGTCAACCGGCCCCAGCATGTCGACTTTTGCCACGGCGCTTGCTGGCTCTGAACTTCACAACCCCGACTGGACCTTTGGAGTCTCATCATTTGGACTCTCAAAGGCCTATGACCCGGTTGGTTACCTCGATATCTACTATCTCATCAACCGTGAGGGCAAGATCACCTACATCAACAGCTCACCGTCGGCTACCATGCCCCAACTCCTAAAGGCAGTGAAGGGAGTCTAA
- a CDS encoding M56 family metallopeptidase produces MTLLLIGPIAVGVLAILPSALTRLGRIINAPEAIATGFVVSLLGWAIVPAAWVLCSVGSVVDLTAHRKLTDFGCALGLGAAPWDLSGYLLAAAVIIPIGVALIGHQRRRDATLDLAQMTVIGHYSSPLGSGVAIVSSNDIHAVSAGLVHPRALVTTGTLALLSDQERQAVFEHEAAHLRLGHTRLLELASGIAALYWFIPPVRNAWNGLRRELEVAADHEARRIIGAPVIMTALAKVVTRQARLADAHFGAPDDVRYRIRRLQEPTPTPGGQLLAMGAAVIAPSTLVALASCVLTANQILSPSLFSCALVLSLVLGVLGWRRLAAPWSFTKSARTA; encoded by the coding sequence ATGACGCTGCTCCTCATAGGTCCGATCGCGGTTGGGGTCTTGGCCATCTTGCCGAGTGCACTCACACGCCTCGGCCGCATCATCAACGCGCCCGAGGCGATCGCTACCGGCTTTGTCGTGTCGCTCCTTGGATGGGCGATCGTACCAGCTGCCTGGGTTCTGTGTTCGGTTGGTTCGGTTGTGGATCTCACCGCCCACCGCAAGCTCACCGACTTTGGCTGTGCCCTCGGGCTCGGGGCCGCCCCCTGGGATTTGAGTGGGTATCTCCTCGCGGCCGCTGTCATCATTCCGATTGGGGTTGCGCTCATCGGGCACCAAAGGCGTCGAGACGCGACTCTCGATCTGGCGCAGATGACGGTGATCGGCCACTACTCCTCCCCACTCGGCAGCGGTGTAGCCATCGTCAGCTCCAACGACATCCACGCCGTCTCAGCCGGCCTGGTGCATCCGCGAGCGCTGGTGACCACAGGGACCCTTGCGCTCTTGAGTGACCAAGAGCGCCAAGCCGTCTTCGAACACGAAGCTGCACACCTGCGTCTTGGTCACACCCGCTTGCTAGAGCTCGCCTCAGGAATCGCTGCACTCTACTGGTTCATTCCACCGGTTCGCAATGCCTGGAATGGCCTGCGACGAGAGCTTGAGGTTGCCGCCGACCATGAAGCTCGACGGATCATCGGTGCTCCCGTCATCATGACCGCGCTTGCCAAAGTCGTCACTCGACAAGCAAGACTCGCGGACGCGCATTTCGGAGCCCCCGACGACGTGCGCTATCGCATCCGACGCCTCCAGGAACCGACGCCAACACCTGGGGGACAACTCTTGGCGATGGGAGCCGCGGTTATCGCACCCTCGACCCTGGTCGCCCTCGCCTCCTGTGTCCTCACTGCCAACCAAATTCTTTCCCCATCCCTGTTCAGCTGTGCTTTGGTACTCTCGCTGGTCCTTGGTGTGCTGGGCTGGCGGCGTCTGGCTGCACCTTGGAGCTTCACGAAATCCGCTCGTACTGCATGA
- a CDS encoding methylated-DNA--[protein]-cysteine S-methyltransferase has protein sequence MKETPYETAIAAKTTVSSLVIDSPLGPIRLTGDDQYLMGIDFVDRSETPPSTIGAAPLLTEAARQLDAYFAGKLKRFNLPTLAIGSGFQMAVWKSLGRIGFATTTTYGAVARSIGRPNASRAVGGAIGANPIPIVIPCHRVIGSNGSLTGYSSGLERKKILLSHEQAVR, from the coding sequence ATGAAGGAAACGCCATACGAGACAGCCATCGCAGCCAAAACTACGGTTTCGAGCTTGGTCATCGACTCGCCGCTGGGCCCGATTCGACTCACAGGTGACGACCAGTATTTGATGGGGATTGACTTTGTTGACAGAAGCGAAACTCCCCCGTCGACGATCGGAGCAGCACCCCTGCTGACCGAGGCGGCACGGCAGCTCGATGCTTACTTTGCAGGCAAGTTAAAGCGCTTCAATCTCCCTACACTTGCCATCGGAAGTGGTTTTCAAATGGCCGTGTGGAAATCCCTTGGGCGCATTGGCTTCGCAACGACGACGACCTATGGAGCGGTCGCTCGCTCCATAGGTCGTCCGAATGCCTCGCGGGCGGTTGGGGGCGCTATTGGCGCCAATCCAATCCCTATCGTGATCCCCTGTCACCGGGTGATCGGGTCCAACGGCTCACTGACTGGTTACTCCAGTGGGTTGGAGCGAAAGAAGATCCTGCTCTCCCACGAACAGGCGGTCCGCTAA
- a CDS encoding BlaI/MecI/CopY family transcriptional regulator codes for MKRTMIAGTKVGQLEERVMEVLLKEQRPLTGREVHDGLSEPRRAYTTIMTILNRLVAKGLVHRTNDDGVHRYSVIGGIDRLAAKEIDRLLSASQDPRRVLMYFVDEIHDEALLGELAALIERQQES; via the coding sequence ATGAAACGGACGATGATCGCAGGCACCAAGGTTGGTCAACTCGAGGAGCGCGTGATGGAGGTGCTGCTCAAAGAGCAACGCCCGCTGACCGGACGCGAGGTCCATGATGGACTCAGCGAACCACGGCGCGCCTACACCACCATCATGACTATCTTGAACCGCCTGGTCGCGAAGGGCTTGGTCCATCGCACGAACGATGATGGCGTCCACCGCTACTCGGTGATCGGGGGCATCGACCGACTCGCAGCCAAGGAAATCGACCGACTCCTGTCAGCTTCGCAGGACCCACGTCGGGTCCTGATGTACTTCGTTGACGAGATCCACGACGAGGCACTCCTTGGCGAACTCGCTGCGCTGATCGAAAGGCAGCAAGAATCATGA
- a CDS encoding response regulator transcription factor: MVYRTQEQPASILIAEDDRATRDSTRLALELEGYRVVAVSDGYEALEAIEQQAFDLFIFDVMMPRADGVTVCRRLRNAANTTPILLLTARTEVNDRVLGLDAGADDYLTKPFALDELFARVRALLRRTSPTSNGSWIVVGDLSLDELGRRAFRGQRELELTKTEFDLLLLLAENAGRVLTHGLIYDRIWGYDFGSESKNLAVYIGYLRRKLELPGETKLLKTVRGVGYVLVQP; this comes from the coding sequence ATGGTGTACCGCACTCAAGAACAGCCAGCCAGCATCCTGATAGCCGAGGATGATCGTGCAACACGGGATTCGACGCGCTTGGCCCTCGAGCTCGAGGGGTATCGCGTCGTCGCGGTCAGCGATGGCTACGAGGCGCTTGAGGCCATCGAACAACAAGCTTTCGATCTTTTCATCTTCGACGTCATGATGCCAAGGGCCGATGGCGTTACCGTTTGCCGACGCCTACGCAACGCCGCGAACACCACTCCAATCCTCTTGTTGACGGCCCGAACAGAGGTCAATGACCGCGTGCTGGGGCTTGACGCCGGCGCCGACGACTATCTCACAAAACCGTTTGCTCTTGACGAACTGTTTGCACGTGTTCGAGCCTTGTTGAGGCGGACGTCACCAACGAGTAATGGATCATGGATCGTCGTCGGGGACCTCTCTCTCGACGAGCTGGGGCGGCGAGCCTTTCGAGGTCAACGCGAGCTTGAACTGACCAAGACCGAGTTTGACCTGCTACTACTCCTTGCTGAAAATGCTGGTCGAGTCCTGACCCACGGCCTGATCTACGACCGCATTTGGGGTTACGACTTTGGCTCAGAGTCCAAGAACCTGGCCGTCTACATCGGGTATCTGCGCCGCAAGCTCGAGCTTCCAGGAGAGACGAAACTACTCAAGACGGTTCGAGGTGTCGGTTACGTCCTGGTTCAACCGTGA
- a CDS encoding MerR family transcriptional regulator, whose protein sequence is MRIGQIAKVTHVPVKTLRYYEEIGVLSPPARTPEGYRDYPDEAIAQINFVKASQSAGLSLKEIREILAYRRAGVVPCQHVLTLLNGRALEYQEKIAKLNEALATLRELIARAEQLNVDDCPPGNVCHLIPTALAQTEATKHRERTARSRLIHTMVSQ, encoded by the coding sequence ATGAGAATCGGTCAGATTGCCAAGGTCACTCACGTACCCGTTAAGACACTCCGCTACTACGAAGAGATCGGCGTGCTTTCGCCGCCGGCTCGGACTCCAGAGGGTTACCGCGACTACCCCGATGAGGCGATCGCGCAGATCAACTTTGTCAAGGCGAGTCAATCAGCTGGACTCTCACTGAAGGAGATCCGTGAAATCCTCGCCTACCGCAGAGCTGGCGTCGTCCCCTGCCAACACGTCCTTACACTGCTCAATGGGCGTGCACTCGAATACCAAGAAAAGATCGCCAAGCTCAACGAGGCACTAGCGACCCTGAGAGAATTGATTGCGCGCGCCGAGCAGCTCAACGTCGACGACTGTCCACCCGGTAATGTTTGTCACCTCATACCCACGGCGTTGGCGCAAACCGAGGCGACCAAGCACCGCGAGCGAACAGCGCGTTCGCGTCTGATCCACACAATGGTGTCTCAGTGA